In the Ictalurus furcatus strain D&B chromosome 13, Billie_1.0, whole genome shotgun sequence genome, CAATCCTCTTGGGCTGGGGCTGTGCAAGTTGGTCCACTCCAAGTGGTTGTACTCTTCCTCCCCCTGCTGTCACAGCACATTTTGGTGAGAGACTGGCGAACATGGATGGGGCATTGCATCCTCGCCGAAGGATTCTGCTGAGTGACAGGGCTACACGAGACTTGGATGCAAGAGGATGACTCTCCTGTGACACGGATGCCTCTGTGCTTTCAGTGATAGATGGGAAGTGAGATGAGGCAGGTGCCCCACCATCAAATCTCCTCTCTGAGGCCGGGGTGCTGTCAATGGCCACACTTATTGGGGAAGGACACACGGCACTGTTGGGCAGGGTCATAAGTCCTGGAGAGGTAGCGGACTGGGACTCGCACATGCCTGCATACACAGCCAAGTGTGGCACAGGTGCTGTGTACCGACACAACTGAAATGCACAGAAGGTACAAAGTTTAAATAGCCAAAGCCAAATATTAACCTAATAAAACCTTGTAGAACAAATCGAAATACATAATATATGCCACTTTTGTACAATTGGTTTTGTATTTCTCCTTATATACTACAACATACTTTGAAAAAATAGAAGCAATACATATAGACTGGTTATTGATTTCCCATCAAATGTTGTATGTTCAATGGCATTAGAAATATGATGTTACTCTTTCCTGAATATACTAAaatcacagttttatttaataaaatatggaCATGGATAGATATGCATGGGtatgtacataaatatacattaaaatTTAACTCCTATTACCTATTTGAAACattatctaataataataattactattatGATAGTACTCTTAATGGTACTTCAATTTGTCTGTCTGGGGAAAGCCTTAAAGGTTCAGTGAAGAACCCTATAACAGATGGTTTCCTTTTGAGAAAAgcttccaagtagaacccctttagaGAGCTATAATCCAGTCTTTAGAGGGTTATTATTCAAACTTTATTGAActctttttttctaagagtgtaatactaataattattcattaataataataattactattcACAATGCATTACTGCAGTCATACCTATCTGCACATACATTGTATTGCTTACATTTCATAAGGAAAAGTTCACATTTACCTTAATGCAGCCTcatattcattgttttttttttacattgtaatATTTGACACTGTCAGAGTATAACAACAATATCacggagaaaagaaaacatgcaaaccccTAAATAAACAATGACAGATAATGAATGACAGATGCATAATATGACAACACAGGACAGGAACGATTTGGGAAAATATGTATAACTTTATTACATGGATGGTAAAGAACACAGAAATGGACAGAGTGATTTTATGCAAATGGAACTATTTGCAAGTGATAATGTTTGAACACAAAAGGACAGAATCTGACATAACACAGACGTTCTCATGACAATGAAAAAATATGGGCTACAGAACAAACACATACAATATACTAAGCCTTAAATTAACCCTTTAAAGCCTCAGCTTATTGTTTAGTTATTCAGCTTAAAGCATGCTATATAATagctacagtgaaactaataggaacAGTACCTAGTTACAAGTGAGAAATTAGAATCTTACCAAATAATCATATTCCTTACCTAATGGAGCAATCTACTgaacatatatttattaaaaatctaCTAGTCTACAGTTTAAAGATTTACAGAGTAAAGTGCTTAAAACTAGTATATATAGTAAAGCAGTCATAGCAAAAGATATGTTCATTTATCTATGACGACAGTTTGTTAAAATATACTGTGGCTATATTCATTCTACTTGCTCATTTTTTTCTGAGCCAGTTTGCTCATAACCTGTGTGATGTCTACAGGGCCACTGGCAGCCAGCTTGGCTTTTTGCGCCTCCTCCTGCTGCCTCAGGATGATGGGACTCAGGCTGGGCCTTCGCTTCTTGGCGTTCTGCTCCAGCTGAGCATCACTGAGAGGAGACAAAAATGTCAGTTGTGTTATGACATTTGCACTCTGGAAGTGCCAGTTGGTACAGACACCATTCCAATTTTAATAAAGAATGTTATTCTTGATGCTTTATGCTTTAAAGCTAACCTGAATCTGTGCGGCTCAGGAACAACAGCCTTTTTCTGGGTGTCCTTAAATACAGAGGACTTCAGATATCGCCCATAAGAATCCTGAAGTCAAATCAAATATTAGCTTATGCTTGTAAAACTCATCAGAATATTATATAGCTGATTAGTGCTGACGGTTTTAGGGGATATGGGTGACCTTCTTCATGAGCATGTAGATGTGAGTCTGGGCAGCATCCAGGACATAGCGATGTGGGTGAGACAGACCCCTCACAGTGATCTCCATGGTCTTTCCATCAATGTTGATCCAACGAGGTGCTCCACGAGCCAGGAAAGtccttaaaaacaaaagcagtcaCACCAATGTAACACCAGCAAAAACGAAGAAATAAGAACGGCCATgaaaatgtcatattaatgcTGTATGCATATAAAAACAGTATTAGAAAATTACAGAAAGCACTATAGGGTGGAGAggattgtgtgtaatgtgttgtACACATTCAAAATGTAACATTCAGGAATTTCTTAACACAAAAAGTATGTGGTGGTACACTTACTTGTAGATCTGCTGAGCTTTCTCTTGCATTGTAGCTGCAGCCCCCCATTTCAGATCTTCACATGCCTCCCAAAATGCAAGATTCTCACCTATTTATCAACAGAAACCATCCCCCAATTTCACAACGTCATTGAAAACAGACACAATGTCATTGTCATCATGTTCTTGTTAAGTCTCATGTGCTTTGTATAAATGTGAAATTTTGGTCTAAATCTACTTCTGCAAATTTCTCCTGTATCATCCTAAAAATCTATCACAATAGGGCTTTTGCTTTTGTGTGAAATGGACTGTAAATTAAATGACTTTACAGTATAGCACTGGTGTAAATGTGATTCAGAAGCAATGAGTCTATACATGTTCATCTAACGGTACATACCACTGAACTCCTTTTTCAGAAAAAGACGGAAATCTGCCCGTCCACGTGGATCACAAAGCAGTTCACCAAAGCTGAAAGTCCAGCGCTCCACTCTCATTTTTGTAGGATTTTCAACACTTGAGGTAAAACCACAAGCTTCTTATTATTTAACCTCGCAAAAAAGTACCACTGTAAACTCAAtgagaaaataatgaacttacTTCGGCATGTTAAGGTCCCAGTAAGTGACATCATCTGTTAACCATGGGTTGCTTGGAAGGCATGGATAAAGGAAGGGGTCATGCTGTTTGTACGTTGTTGTGTACTTGACAAGGCTGCAGTGATGTAATGGGATACAAcagcattatatatatgtaatttggGTGTAgaaaacatgtaaaaatatGTGCGCATATTTTGATATGCACACGCCCCAACATTTGTTTGATATGACGTACGCCCCAATAGACACAGATGACTTCACTCTTGGCCTCATGATGCACTGTTGAGTGAAGATGATCTGCAGCAGGGGGAAGATAAAATAATTAGCTAATATGTGGTCACATGTGTcttatataatgaaatatagTTAATGCAATagtataaaaacattcaaatatttttaacacacacacacacacacaaagatttgGGTCCAGAAGTCTGAGACCTCTAGTAAAAAGGcatctattttgcattcttttctaatttaatacaacaattttcagaAATTCAGAGTATCTTAGCATTTTTTACATCCCCTtgtgctttaatgacagtgtgcactcgagctggcatggactctacaagtCAGTGCAAAACCGTATAATCCATTTTAGATAAAATCCATAAGAGAGTTGTCTGAACACAaacttcaatagaagagattaggcatgagtAAAAATCCAACCTTTTGTACAAAGTAGtcaacatggtcaatatcacaaatttgcttacatttaaatagggtcctagaaatagtgcagaattg is a window encoding:
- the LOC128617340 gene encoding regulator of G-protein signaling 9-like, whose amino-acid sequence is MYCFYFFKLCRYTAPVPHLAVYAGMCESQSATSPGLMTLPNSAVCPSPISVAIDSTPASERRFDGGAPASSHFPSITESTEASVSQESHPLASKSRVALSLSRILRRGCNAPSMFASLSPKCAVTAGGGRVQPLGVDQLAQPQPKRIAKLVRPNK
- the LOC128617555 gene encoding regulator of G-protein signaling 9-like, with product MTIRNVRDHGQRYRPRMACLKKMEALVLEMQDSKTGVKSQTQRLVITTIPHAITGEDIVEWISNRFKVDVVAARALGTMMVAFGYIYPLQDHKRLIIKSDALLYRFQTPYFWPAQQWPVEDTDYAIYLAKRNIRKKGMLELHEQEQYNHLHKWMNHKWDFIVMQAKEQYRAGKERKKPDRVVFDCQERAYWVVHRPPPGTVSGMDYGLERVVDPNQEEKKTSDFYRRIIIFTQQCIMRPRVKSSVSIGALVKYTTTYKQHDPFLYPCLPSNPWLTDDVTYWDLNMPNVENPTKMRVERWTFSFGELLCDPRGRADFRLFLKKEFSGENLAFWEACEDLKWGAAATMQEKAQQIYKTFLARGAPRWINIDGKTMEITVRGLSHPHRYVLDAAQTHIYMLMKKDSYGRYLKSSVFKDTQKKAVVPEPHRFSDAQLEQNAKKRRPSLSPIILRQQEEAQKAKLAASGPVDITQVMSKLAQKKMSK